Proteins co-encoded in one Gossypium arboreum isolate Shixiya-1 chromosome 11, ASM2569848v2, whole genome shotgun sequence genomic window:
- the LOC108456907 gene encoding outer envelope protein 64, chloroplastic isoform X2: MASHAANLWVLLGLGLAGIFLMTKRLKKTIKADFGAFIQKLELLPPPQPAPPKAPHPLTGLNFTVSDVFDIEGYVTGFGHPDWLRTHEPSTRTSPVVLALVEGGATCIGKTVVDELAYSIHGENKHYSTPTNPAAPARIPGGSSSGAAVAVAADFVDFSLGIDTLGGIRVPAAFCGVIGFRPSHGVISNTGIIPVSSSLDTVGLFAKDPSTLRRVGLVLLQLPFSVQRNPKQILLADDCFELLKIPKDRISQVVTNSTEKHFGRQVLKHENLEKYFSSKVPSLKEFYSQKINGDSKFSSLTLLANVAQILQRYEFKCTHGEWINSEKPVLDSAISAQINETLDMTDKEIEICKSIRTEMRLAVNNLLKDDGILVIPTTAYPPPKLGSKEIFSDDYQNRSFSLLSIASISGCCQVTLPLGYHDKCPVSVSFIARHGGDRFLLDTVQTVYSSLQEHADTVAKSKLSPNAVNQEHSAEVVKEKGNQAYKDKQWQKAIGFAYVYLFFLLLSLFH; this comes from the exons ATGGCTTCTCACGCCGCCAATCTATGGGTGCTGCTCGGCTTGGGTTTAGCTGGAATTTTTCTGATGACCAAAAGGCTTAAGAAAACTATTAAAGCCGACTTTGGGGCTTTTATTCAGAAGCTAGAGTTGCTTCCTCCGCCTCAGCCTGCTCCTCCTAAAGCTCCCCATCCTCTCACCGGTCTCAATTTCACCGTTTCTGATGT ATTTGACATTGAAGGGTATGTGACTGGGTTTGGCCATCCAGACTGGTTGAGGACACATGAACCATCTACTCGCACATCACCTGTGGTTTTGGCCCTTGTAGAAGGAGGTGCTACCTGTATAGGAAAAACTGTTGTGGATGAACTGGCATACAG TATCCATGGAGAGAATAAACACTATAGCACACCAACCAATCCTGCTGCACCTGCACGCATTCCAGGTGGATCCTCTAGTGGAGCAGCTGTTGCTGTTGCTGCTGATTTTGTGGACTTCTCTTTAG GCATTGATACTCTTGGTGGCATAAGGGTACCTGCAGCTTTTTGTGGTGTTATTGGATTCCGGCCCTCACATGGTGTTATTTCTAACACAGGAATTATACCTGTTTCATCAAGCCTCGACACTGTTG GATTGTTTGCTAAGGATCCTAGCACTCTTCGTCGAGTTGGCCTTGTGCTCTTGCAACTTCCATTTTCTGTTCAACGCAACCCCAAGCAAATTCTTTTAGCTGATGATTGTTTTGAACTGCTAAAGATTCCTAAGGATAGAATTTCACAAGTGGTGACTAATTCCACTGAGAAGCATTTTGGAA GACAAGTATTGAAGCATGAAAATCTTGAGAAATACTTCAGTTCTAAGGTCCCAAGCTTGAAGGAGTTTTATAGCCAGAAAATAAATGGTGATTCAAAATTTTCATCCTTAACATTGCTTGCAAATGTTGCACAGATTCTTCAAAG ATATGAGTTTAAATGTACGCATGGAGAGTGGATTAATTCTGAAAAGCCTGTTCTTGATTCTGCCATCTCTGCGCAAATAAATGAAACACTTGATATGACAGATAAGGAGATTGAAATTTGCAAATCGATTAGGACTGAGATGCGTTTGGCTGTCAATAATCTTTTGAAG GATGATGGAATTCTGGTGATTCCTACCACTGCTTATCCCCCTCCAAAACTTGGTAGCAAGGAAATCTTCTCAGATGACTACCAGAACCGTAGTTTTAGTCTGTTGAGTATCGCTAGCATCTCTGGTTGCTGTCAG GTCACACTACCTCTTGGATATCATGATAAGTGCCCAGTCTCAGTGTCCTTCATAGCCAGACATGGGGGTGATCGATTTTTACTGGATACAGTACAGACTGTATATTCATCCCTGCAAGAGCATGCTGATACTGTTGCTAAGTCTAAATTGTCGCCTAATGCTGTCAATCAGGAACATTCTGCTGAGGTGGTTAAAGAAAAG GGCAACCAAGCATACAAAGATAAGCAATGGCAGAAGGCTATTGGGTTTgcatatgtttatttatttttccttttgcTGAGCTTATTTCACTAA
- the LOC108456907 gene encoding outer envelope protein 64, chloroplastic isoform X1, which translates to MASHAANLWVLLGLGLAGIFLMTKRLKKTIKADFGAFIQKLELLPPPQPAPPKAPHPLTGLNFTVSDVFDIEGYVTGFGHPDWLRTHEPSTRTSPVVLALVEGGATCIGKTVVDELAYSIHGENKHYSTPTNPAAPARIPGGSSSGAAVAVAADFVDFSLGIDTLGGIRVPAAFCGVIGFRPSHGVISNTGIIPVSSSLDTVGLFAKDPSTLRRVGLVLLQLPFSVQRNPKQILLADDCFELLKIPKDRISQVVTNSTEKHFGRQVLKHENLEKYFSSKVPSLKEFYSQKINGDSKFSSLTLLANVAQILQRYEFKCTHGEWINSEKPVLDSAISAQINETLDMTDKEIEICKSIRTEMRLAVNNLLKDDGILVIPTTAYPPPKLGSKEIFSDDYQNRSFSLLSIASISGCCQVTLPLGYHDKCPVSVSFIARHGGDRFLLDTVQTVYSSLQEHADTVAKSKLSPNAVNQEHSAEVVKEKGNQAYKDKQWQKAIGFYTEAIKLSGNNATYYSNRAAAYLELGSFLQAEADCSKAISLDKKNVKAYLRRGTAREMLGYYKEAIEDFSYALVLEPTNKRAALSADRLRKVFQ; encoded by the exons ATGGCTTCTCACGCCGCCAATCTATGGGTGCTGCTCGGCTTGGGTTTAGCTGGAATTTTTCTGATGACCAAAAGGCTTAAGAAAACTATTAAAGCCGACTTTGGGGCTTTTATTCAGAAGCTAGAGTTGCTTCCTCCGCCTCAGCCTGCTCCTCCTAAAGCTCCCCATCCTCTCACCGGTCTCAATTTCACCGTTTCTGATGT ATTTGACATTGAAGGGTATGTGACTGGGTTTGGCCATCCAGACTGGTTGAGGACACATGAACCATCTACTCGCACATCACCTGTGGTTTTGGCCCTTGTAGAAGGAGGTGCTACCTGTATAGGAAAAACTGTTGTGGATGAACTGGCATACAG TATCCATGGAGAGAATAAACACTATAGCACACCAACCAATCCTGCTGCACCTGCACGCATTCCAGGTGGATCCTCTAGTGGAGCAGCTGTTGCTGTTGCTGCTGATTTTGTGGACTTCTCTTTAG GCATTGATACTCTTGGTGGCATAAGGGTACCTGCAGCTTTTTGTGGTGTTATTGGATTCCGGCCCTCACATGGTGTTATTTCTAACACAGGAATTATACCTGTTTCATCAAGCCTCGACACTGTTG GATTGTTTGCTAAGGATCCTAGCACTCTTCGTCGAGTTGGCCTTGTGCTCTTGCAACTTCCATTTTCTGTTCAACGCAACCCCAAGCAAATTCTTTTAGCTGATGATTGTTTTGAACTGCTAAAGATTCCTAAGGATAGAATTTCACAAGTGGTGACTAATTCCACTGAGAAGCATTTTGGAA GACAAGTATTGAAGCATGAAAATCTTGAGAAATACTTCAGTTCTAAGGTCCCAAGCTTGAAGGAGTTTTATAGCCAGAAAATAAATGGTGATTCAAAATTTTCATCCTTAACATTGCTTGCAAATGTTGCACAGATTCTTCAAAG ATATGAGTTTAAATGTACGCATGGAGAGTGGATTAATTCTGAAAAGCCTGTTCTTGATTCTGCCATCTCTGCGCAAATAAATGAAACACTTGATATGACAGATAAGGAGATTGAAATTTGCAAATCGATTAGGACTGAGATGCGTTTGGCTGTCAATAATCTTTTGAAG GATGATGGAATTCTGGTGATTCCTACCACTGCTTATCCCCCTCCAAAACTTGGTAGCAAGGAAATCTTCTCAGATGACTACCAGAACCGTAGTTTTAGTCTGTTGAGTATCGCTAGCATCTCTGGTTGCTGTCAG GTCACACTACCTCTTGGATATCATGATAAGTGCCCAGTCTCAGTGTCCTTCATAGCCAGACATGGGGGTGATCGATTTTTACTGGATACAGTACAGACTGTATATTCATCCCTGCAAGAGCATGCTGATACTGTTGCTAAGTCTAAATTGTCGCCTAATGCTGTCAATCAGGAACATTCTGCTGAGGTGGTTAAAGAAAAG GGCAACCAAGCATACAAAGATAAGCAATGGCAGAAGGCTATTGGGTTTTATACTGAGGCTATCAAGCTTAGTGGCAATAACGCAACATATTATAGCAACAGGGCCGCAGCATATCTAGAACTAGGAAG TTTCCTCCAAGCAGAAGCAGATTGTTCCAAAGCTATTAGCCTTGATAAAAAG
- the LOC108453996 gene encoding zinc finger protein VAR3, chloroplastic produces the protein MATLQNFLSSSLTYNLPKKMSSSAFLHLSTSIIRARNPLFLPFSSPPALSLRFHRYTSSTAALDTLNANTVSAEPQSHPWPEWVTFIDRLKSKGYFVEANNTVTSDAGNDYKDMNFVKDACISFARDRFDLFKLLSTDDIETVVGSGCPNVLRKSVNSAKRLRAYVHLDEGDVCGACNLRGSCDRAYVILKESEAAARTVDIVRILLSYALDPLVILEREKPPGREHIDASARNLLSDLTKLSETSCDAEIPKPAAKARPRKEKQISGNDDAEFKNVEMKRGDWMCPKCNFLNFSRNLQCLKCKEGGPKNVRGEEIEMKKGDWLCSECSFMNFSRNTRCLKCKAEGPKMVATDDVQMKKGDWNCPGCGFMNFASNRKCLRCKEARPKRQLNPGEWECPSCDFLNYRRNQVCLKCKHERPEEATNEYDEHTWKRPQRF, from the exons ATGGCCACATTACAAAATTTTCTTTCATCATCTTTGACATACAATCTACCAAAGAAAATGTCATCTTCAGCTTTCTTACACCTGAGCACCTCTATCATACGTGCTCGCAATCCcctctttcttcctttttcttcccCGCCCGCCCTCTCCCTCCGCTTCCACCGTTACACTTCCTCTACCGCCGCCCTCGACACACTTAACGCCAACACCGTTTCCGCTGAGCCTCAATCCCACCCCTGGCCCGAATGGGTCACTTTCATTGACAGATTAAAGTCCAAAGGTTACTTTGTTGAAGCTAATAATACTGTCACTTCCGATGCTGGCAATGATTATAAGGACATGAATTTTGTGAAAGACGCTTGTATTAGCTTTGCTCGTGACCGTTTCGATCTTTTCAA ATTGTTATCTACTGATGATATTGAAACGGTTGTGGGGAGTGGATGTCCTAATGTTTTACGAAAATCCGTTAATTCAGCTAAAAGGTTGAGAGCCTATGTTCATCTCGACGAAGGGGAT GTTTGTGGTGCTTGCAATCTGCGTGGTTCTTGCGATAGAGCTTATGTGATACTAAAGGAATCTGAAGCAGCTGCTCGTACTGTGGACATCGTGCGTATATTATTATCTTATGCCCTTGATCCCCTTGTTATTTTGGAGAGAGAGAAACCTCCTGGTAGAGAGCATATTGATGCATCTGCAAGGAATCTACTTTCAGACTTGACAAAATTGAGTGAGACGTCATGTGATGCTGAAATTCCTAAGCCTGCTGCTAAAGCTCGTCCTCGGAAGGAAAAACAAATTAGTGGCAATGATGATGCAGAGtttaaaaatgttgaaatgaaGAGAGGAGATTGGATGTGTCCCAA ATGTAACTTTTTGAACTTCTCTAGAAATCTGCAATGCCTAAAATGCAAAGAAGGTGGCCCTAAAAATGTTCGTGGAGAAGAAATTGAGATGAAGAAAGGAGATTGGCTTTGCTCAGA GTGCAGTTTCATGAACTTTTCTAGAAATACAAGGTGCTTAAAGTGTAAAGCAGAGGGTCCAAAGATGGTTGCTACAGATGATGTTCAAATGAAGAAGGGGGATTGGAACTGCCCAGG GTGTGGATTTATGAATTTTGCGAGTAATAGGAAATGTTTACGCTGCAAAGAGGCAAGGCCCAAGAGACAGTTGAATCCTGGAGAATGGGAATGCCCTTC ATGTGATTTCTTGAATTATAGAAGGAACCAGGTTTGTCTAAAGTGCAAACATGAACGCCCTGAAGAAGCAACAAATGAGTATGATGAGCACACATGGAAGAGACCTCAGCGGTTCTAA